DNA from Globicephala melas chromosome 11, mGloMel1.2, whole genome shotgun sequence:
CCAGAAATGGGGAGTCCAGGATGAGAGAATCTATACAAACAGACCTTGTTAAAATAATCCTTATCTTCCTTTAGTCTCCCCATATATTTTAATTGCTATTTCACAGTTACTACTCTTTGTTCAACCTAGTATATAAGCACTTAGGCTTAACTGctttttgggtcttcattttcccGTGAAGACTCCCATGTACatgtaaaaagattaaataaaatttgtgtGCTTTTCTCATGTTAACCTGTCTTATGTCAACTTAATTCTCAAGCCCAGCTAGAGACCCTAAAAGGGTAGAGGAAAGTTTTGTTTCTCCTATACAGCTTTCTAATCCCTATAGTGGCCTGACAGGTCTCTCTGCCTGCATTATTCCCAATCTACAATCAGTCCCTCCCACTGCAGAAATCTGAGTGAGTTGCAAATTTCATCATGCCGtgtaggaaaaaagagagagagagagataaagaaagaaagagagattcTGAGGCTGGACAAGCCTAACACTTATTCCAGGCCTGATAGTGCCACCAAGAGGGGCAGACAGCTATTGAGGAGCTCCCTGGAATAAAATGCTGCACTGTACCCTCTCTGTCTCcgcccccttctcctcctcccgcctctccctctccacctcgctgccttctccttctttctccttccccttcctcttcctctccttctccttctccttcttctccttcttcttcactTTGTGTCAGAGTTTGTGAAGAGTCTGGGATCTTACCCTACTTACAAGATAATAAGATAACCTGTAAGTCTTTCATGGCTGCTGGCAGTAGACACAACACTCCTAGGTCAGAGACAAGAGGCTTTATTACAGCACAGCACATCAAGCAGCAATTTTGCATTGGATCCCCTTGTCCATCAGGTCCCACAGGGGCGACCTGGAGGGGCCCAGATGGATACTGCACACACAGTGGGTTTGCATCACAGCCAGGGTACAGCTTGGGGGATTGAACTTGAGTGTACTAAGCAAATCCGCTCTTTGTCTGGGGACAGCCACTATCCCATTCTTTAAGGTTCCTCAACTCTGATAAATGGCATTCTTGGCACACCCTCAGAGCCCGTGGCAGATTGCCTCTGCCAACGCTGGGCTCAAAGGCTACACAATAAGGGTGTAATTGTGTTTTGCCCCAAGTTAGTGGATCCTCCTTGAATATTCAGTCTATGCATTGATATATGAGTGACACCAGGAAAGAAGAAAGCTTAGTTCTAACTTCCAGTAATTTATAGCTTGGTTGAACCAGAAGGTTaaacaaaaacaattagaaaaaataataaaagatagaCTATATTCAAGTAGGAACACTTATGGTCAGAAATTTCATTCTTAGAGCCCTTTGCAGGCAAGGAAACGATGAGGATATGAGGAAGAAGGTCATATTGTAACCGGaagtggggtctggctgctcgctgctcagaagccaataaagaggcaaggttggtggaaaggaaagtttgctttattttggatgccagcaactggagtggggggagggggagggcaaaCGCCTGTccactgacaatcagtgggcaagagcttttccaggctgagggagggcgctacatgcagaaacagtcCAGTCAGCTCtcacagtcatcttgaaattggtcatgtggtggtctgaccagcatcatcttgattattaagtacagttagtctttacttccagggtcggtttgttcccatttcttttagGCCATTTCTCGGATTTGTGGCATCTTATGTCATGGctgcagtctggtcatcatgtagttaacttcttccacctggcggGGGTTTCAGTACCTACAAGGCAGCTCACAGGATGTGGCTCAGAACATTaactatagcccttgaggaggaactaaaggtccttgactatgcttaaggactaaactattattatttggtcttctttgacagttttcctttgtttctgtattttctcacttctctgattaaacttattctttggctaaaggtTTTACACAGACAAAAGTCAGGCTGAGAACATGGGGGCATAGACCATACTGTCCTGCTCCGTTTCAATATGACAGCCGGGCCCAGAAGGAGTAGCAGGTATTTGGCTGAGGAAAGAGCAGGGAAGAgtgaggggagaggaggcaggTGTAAGGGGGATTCACTATGTTATTGAAGAGTGCTCAGTTCTGCGAAGGACTGAGTACACGTTAAGTTACATCTAAGTATACGTTAGACTCAGAGACTAGAGATAAACGTGTGCTGAACAGAGAGGATGGGATTGAAGGACCAAGTGGGCACCACACATTCACGAGGCACATAAAATTCTCAGCATCTATGAGGCATCTCATACTTGATATCTTTAGTCAGCCACCCACTTGACCTCTGCCCATAGGATGCAGATAAAACCCATTGGTGAGTGACAACTATAGACCAACCAAATATACCCCTAGATCTGTTTAATAGAGCAACTGTGTGTGATTGGCCCAGCTACCTTCCACCTGCTCAGTCCTCTTGTTCAACTTAACTCTGGTCCTCAGAGGCTCATCATCAGGAAGGAAGGCTGATGTGGCAGAGAGCAAAGGAGATTATATGAACATTGTGTAAATAACGGATTCATCTAGCGAGGACCTTCCACTTGTTTGTCTTATCCTAAGTATGCTGTGCTGTCCATCTATTTCCCCATGCTTTTTGCAACATGgtttaaattgattaaaatttcTAAGCATTTTAGTTTGGTCTGTGACCCTTTCTGCTCTGTGACCTCTGGGAAAGTTGCCTGGTAGTGTGCTTGGAGGTGAAGCgtggcagaatatgccaccctaaaatatgccactttggcttgagttattttgagctaaaggcacttgaaaaacagcagGTGCAAAAGAGCACTCTGACctattttccttctgaaaacaggaaatcaaactCCCATATGGAAGATTCCCttcctgtaccaggaagaaaatAGCATTATCACCAGATAGGAAGCTTAAAACAGAGAGAACTCTGCATTGTTAAACTAGCCTTTATCTTCCTATTTCCTTTTCTACCATTAACTATCCTAGCCCAAACTCCTTTGTCTTGTCacattttcatcatttaattTAGTATATAAGCCATGTAAGAGCTGTACTCTAGTGTCTGTGGACaccccaaatatttatttctactcAAAGAACCCATGACGCTTTACTTACCAGCTGCGTGGCCACATTTAGCCACTAGCCACCTGTTGGTCCTCAGTTAATCTATACATCAGGAACAGCGATAGTAACACCTCCAGCATTGTGAAAACACCTTAGGGACTGAAGACCAAACTATCTCTAAGCAACATTTTAGTGCTTCACTTCTCCCATCTGTACCAAACTACCCTACAGACCACGAAATGGTAAGTGTGAGCTCTTTCATAGAAAAGGTAGGTGGCCCTTAAAAGGGCCTTTACCTTTGCtgtagaaaacagaataaacCTTACAAAGGTCAATCTTAGCCGCCGAAACCATAGAGAGTGCGTCCCTGGCGCTTGAGCGCATAGACTACGTCCATGGCGGTAACAGTCTTGCGCTTGGCGTGCTCAGTGTAGGTGACAGCGTCCCGTATTACGTTTTCCAGGAACACCTTCAGCACCCCGCGGGTCTCCTCGTAGATGAGGCCGGAAATGCGCTTCACACCGCCACGCCGAGCCAGACGGCGAATGGCGGGCTTGGTGATGCCCTGGATGTTATCACGCAGAACCTTGCGGTGACGCTTAGCGCCCCCTTTTCCAAGGCCTTTCCCGCCCTTGCCCCGACCAGACATAACAGAGAAAAGCTAAGCACGCCGACTGAGTCTAACGCTAGCAAACTGCAGCCCCTTATGTAGCGATTGTGCGGACCTTTGCGAAAACTGCAAGACCAGAAAGGCGGGAAACCGTACTGAGTCCCCGCCCCTTGCTTCTAAGACCTGAAATGAACAAGGGCTAGGGCGTTTTACTGGTATTCAGAAAATAAGAATCTTTAAACAGAAGCATCAAACGTATACACAAAGGGAATTGCCTCGTTTAAGTATGCTTGTATGTGTTTAAAgatttatccattccatatattcTTGGATCTTTGCCACTGGCCTTTAAGCCCAAATTCCCAAAACAaagtaatttataaatacattgaCAAGCAACCACGCCAGGCTTTGGGTTTGGAATCCATAAGCAAGCTGCTCTCAAACTATTATTGGGCATGTTTATTAATCTATCTGAGACTCAGTGGCCTTATCCATAAAATAGGATCAATACTATTGATAATGGAGTTATTGTAAACAAAATAGCATCTAGTTCGTGAACAATAAATTTCTATCGCCCTGGACTTTGTtcttaaaaacaaagtatttatAATACAGACAGGCCTaaggcacatggaaagatttcAAAACATTTCTAATATAACACCAGTTTGTACAGTGTGCTTTCACTTATACAGATTAAGCATATAAATTTGAACAATGAAGGATTGCAGAGGAAAAGAATGTAAATTGTCAGGGGCTAATAATACCCTGTTCTCATATAGAGGACAGAGGGTGGAGGGGTGATTGTCCTTTACTGTGGTTGGTGCATGGAATTCATGCAAAGTTATCATAAACACCAATGTTAGGCAAAGAGATTTTATGCAAGTTCCAGAAGTAAAAATGTGATCTTTCCtagattattatattattttaaaaaaattgtcgaGCACTATGATTTAAATGATGTCCTTGGAATAAATAGAATGTTCAAAATAAGAGATTATTTTTACTTCACACTATGATATACCAAGCACACCGTCCTAAGAGCTGAGCAGTAGCTCAACCAATTACCCCATCAGTAAATTTGAGATTACAAATATCAAATTTGAAAACTCAATTTACTTTTGAGGTAGTGACAGCAATAGCTAAAAAATCACACACCAACATGAACGAACCAAACTGCTGTTCAGTGGACACGTCATCACTAGAACagccagaagaaaggaaaacactgcTATTTatgcaaaaacaaaccaaaacacacCAAAATTTGTTAAACAAGCCTTGGAATCCAAAGCAATACACAATAGCAACTGCTAAAGAAAGATCACAGCTTTTTTTAcattgttattttgaaataactaaaTTCACAAAAGTTGCTCCAATAGTACCTAGAGTTCCTCGAACGCAGTTTCCCCTAATGGTGAAATCTTATTATCTTATAATATCAAAGCCAGGTAATTGACA
Protein-coding regions in this window:
- the LOC132598135 gene encoding histone H4, coding for MSGRGKGGKGLGKGGAKRHRKVLRDNIQGITKPAIRRLARRGGVKRISGLIYEETRGVLKVFLENVIRDAVTYTEHAKRKTVTAMDVVYALKRQGRTLYGFGG